The proteins below come from a single Paracoccus sp. SCSIO 75233 genomic window:
- the chrA gene encoding chromate efflux transporter — MVGYLQLFTTFLRIGLMSFGGPAAQIALMHRELVDRTGWLSERQYLRALSLCMLLPGPEAMQLAAYAGWRLRGIPGGLISGLLFILPGAIIIAILAAAYAAWGELQMMQAAFLGIKSCVLVIVVQALLRLSGRALKSTLHWLIAGAAFVAIAVLGLPFPLVIIAAMIAGMLGAVAAPEGDGDIQAPTSSLWILLPGIPIWLAPVGLAWAAGAEFLTTLGLFFARLAIVTFGGAYAVLTYMTQTVVQDMGWLSTGQMMDALGLAETTPGPLILVTEFVAWLAGDAQGGPALAATAALLCLWVTFVPSFLFIFALAPSIDWIASRPRLSAALEGVTAAVVGVIGTLALWFAAQVLFSGQTVMVGPLGLPDPAGFDWRAGLIAAAAALLLLGFRAGLLPVLAASAIAGLLIAG, encoded by the coding sequence GTGGTCGGCTATTTACAACTTTTCACAACCTTCCTGCGGATCGGCCTCATGTCCTTCGGCGGCCCCGCAGCCCAGATCGCCCTGATGCATCGGGAGCTGGTCGACCGCACCGGCTGGCTGTCGGAACGCCAGTATCTGCGCGCCCTGTCGCTCTGCATGCTGCTGCCCGGACCCGAGGCGATGCAGCTCGCCGCCTATGCCGGCTGGCGTCTGCGCGGCATTCCCGGCGGTCTCATCTCCGGCTTGCTGTTTATCCTTCCCGGCGCAATCATCATCGCCATCCTTGCCGCCGCTTATGCCGCCTGGGGGGAGTTGCAGATGATGCAGGCGGCATTCCTCGGCATCAAATCCTGCGTGCTGGTGATCGTGGTGCAGGCGCTGCTGCGGCTGTCCGGGCGGGCGCTGAAATCAACGCTGCACTGGCTGATCGCTGGCGCAGCCTTCGTGGCAATCGCCGTGCTGGGACTGCCCTTCCCGCTTGTCATCATCGCCGCCATGATCGCCGGAATGCTCGGTGCGGTTGCAGCACCGGAGGGCGACGGCGACATCCAGGCACCCACATCTTCCTTATGGATACTCCTACCCGGAATCCCGATATGGCTGGCCCCGGTCGGCCTAGCTTGGGCAGCAGGGGCGGAGTTTCTGACCACGCTCGGCCTGTTCTTCGCCCGCCTCGCCATCGTCACTTTCGGCGGCGCTTATGCGGTGCTGACCTATATGACGCAGACCGTCGTGCAGGATATGGGCTGGCTCAGCACCGGACAGATGATGGACGCGCTCGGCCTGGCAGAGACGACGCCCGGCCCGCTGATCCTCGTCACCGAATTCGTCGCCTGGCTGGCGGGCGACGCGCAAGGCGGCCCGGCGCTTGCCGCCACTGCGGCCCTGCTGTGCCTCTGGGTCACTTTCGTGCCGTCCTTCCTGTTCATCTTCGCGCTCGCGCCCAGCATCGACTGGATCGCCTCCCGCCCCCGGCTTTCCGCTGCGCTGGAGGGGGTTACGGCAGCGGTTGTCGGGGTGATTGGGACGCTTGCGCTCTGGTTCGCGGCGCAGGTTCTGTTCAGCGGTCAGACGGTCATGGTCGGGCCGCTTGGCCTGCCGGATCCGGCGGGGTTCGACTGGCGTGCAGGGCTGATCGCGGCGGCGGCGGCATTGCTGTTGCTTGGCTTCCGCGCGGGCCTGTTGCCGGTGCTTGCGGCCTCTGCCATTGCCGGGTTGCTTATCGCCGGATAA
- a CDS encoding SspB family protein has protein sequence MTRAIDYGGMMHRAMQGLIAELLQDVADNGLPGEHHFFITFDTSEDGVEIADWLRERYPSEMTIVIQHWYDDLVVKADRFEITLNFGNSPERLIIPFDSLRTFVDPSVEFGLRFETQEHDEEGEEPVVEEIAEEIAEDTQKPGGEVVSLDKWRK, from the coding sequence ATGACCCGAGCAATCGACTACGGCGGAATGATGCACCGCGCCATGCAGGGGCTGATCGCGGAGTTGCTGCAGGACGTGGCGGATAATGGCCTTCCGGGCGAGCATCATTTCTTCATCACCTTCGACACCAGCGAGGACGGCGTGGAGATCGCCGATTGGTTGCGCGAGCGTTACCCGTCGGAGATGACCATCGTGATCCAGCATTGGTATGACGATCTGGTGGTGAAGGCAGACAGGTTCGAGATCACGCTGAATTTCGGCAACTCGCCGGAACGCCTGATCATCCCCTTCGACTCCCTGCGGACCTTTGTTGACCCCTCCGTCGAATTTGGCCTGCGTTTCGAAACGCAGGAACATGACGAAGAGGGCGAGGAACCGGTGGTTGAAGAAATCGCTGAGGAGATCGCCGAAGATACCCAGAAACCCGGCGGCGAGGTTGTCAGCCTCGACAAGTGGCGGAAATAG
- the fumC gene encoding class II fumarate hydratase produces the protein MTNTRTETDSFGPLEVPADKYWGAQTQRSIMNFPIGWERQPVPIIRALGAIKRAAAEVNMASGKLDETRGKAMVQAATEVFEGKFDDNFPLVVWQTGSGTQSNMNANEVVSNRAIEILGGQMGSKEPVHPNDHCNMGQSSNDTFPTAMHVAIGMQARDVLLPGLEKLAAALEAKSEEFKDIIKIGRTHTQDATPLTLGQEFGGYAHQVRMGIERVKMCLPQIYELAQGGTAVGTGLNTSKGWDTAIAAKIAEITGLPFVTAPNKFEALAAHDAMVFFSGALKTVAASLFKIANDLRLLGSGPRSGLGELILPENEPGSSIMPGKVNPTQAEALTMVCAHVMGNDAAVGIAGSQGHFELNVYNPMMSYNVLQSMQLLGDAASSFTDNMVAGTQANVERIEKLMKESLMLVTALAPTIGYDNATKVAKTAHKNGTTLREEAVGLGFVTEEEFDKIVRPEKMIGPSE, from the coding sequence ATGACCAACACCCGCACCGAAACCGACAGCTTCGGCCCGCTTGAAGTCCCCGCTGACAAATATTGGGGCGCGCAGACGCAGCGCTCGATCATGAATTTTCCGATTGGCTGGGAACGTCAGCCGGTGCCGATCATCCGGGCGCTCGGCGCAATCAAGCGCGCTGCGGCTGAGGTGAACATGGCCAGCGGCAAGCTGGACGAGACGCGCGGCAAAGCAATGGTTCAGGCCGCGACCGAGGTGTTTGAGGGCAAGTTCGACGACAACTTCCCGCTGGTCGTCTGGCAGACGGGATCGGGCACGCAGTCGAACATGAACGCGAACGAGGTCGTCTCGAACCGCGCGATTGAAATCCTCGGCGGTCAGATGGGGTCTAAGGAGCCGGTTCACCCCAACGATCACTGCAATATGGGCCAGTCCTCCAACGACACTTTCCCGACCGCGATGCATGTCGCCATCGGCATGCAGGCGCGCGACGTATTGCTGCCGGGGCTGGAGAAGCTGGCGGCGGCGCTTGAAGCGAAGTCCGAAGAGTTCAAGGACATCATCAAGATCGGCCGCACCCATACGCAGGACGCGACGCCGCTGACTTTGGGTCAGGAATTCGGCGGCTATGCCCATCAGGTCCGCATGGGGATCGAGCGGGTGAAGATGTGCCTGCCCCAGATCTATGAGTTGGCTCAGGGCGGCACGGCTGTCGGCACCGGGCTGAACACCTCGAAAGGCTGGGACACGGCGATTGCCGCCAAGATCGCGGAGATCACCGGCCTGCCCTTCGTGACCGCCCCGAACAAGTTCGAGGCTCTGGCCGCCCATGACGCGATGGTGTTTTTCTCGGGCGCGCTGAAAACCGTCGCGGCGAGCCTGTTCAAGATCGCCAACGACCTGCGTTTGCTGGGCTCCGGTCCCCGCTCGGGTTTGGGCGAGCTGATCCTGCCGGAGAATGAGCCGGGGTCATCCATCATGCCCGGCAAGGTCAACCCGACCCAGGCCGAGGCGCTGACCATGGTTTGCGCGCATGTCATGGGCAATGACGCGGCGGTCGGGATTGCCGGGTCTCAGGGCCATTTCGAGCTGAACGTTTATAACCCGATGATGTCTTATAACGTGCTGCAATCGATGCAGCTTCTGGGCGACGCGGCGTCGAGCTTCACCGACAATATGGTCGCGGGGACGCAGGCCAATGTCGAGCGGATCGAGAAGCTGATGAAGGAGTCGCTGATGCTGGTGACGGCTCTGGCGCCGACCATCGGTTACGACAACGCGACCAAGGTGGCCAAGACCGCGCATAAGAATGGCACGACTTTGCGCGAGGAGGCCGTGGGGCTGGGCTTCGTGACCGAAGAAGAGTTCGACAAGATCGTCCGGCCAGAGAAGATGATCGGCCCGTCGGAATAA
- a CDS encoding LysE family translocator, with protein sequence MELHVWLAFASASIALLLIPGPTVLLILSYAISQGRRVALATVAGVALGDLVAMSTSLAGLGALVLASSKLFILLKWVGAIYLVYLGIKLFRSASGASLGTLDDAPVTSPRKVFVHSAAVTALNPKSIVFFIAFVPQFINPNAALAPQFGLLIATFVSLAAINALAYALLADKLRQKITRPSVLPFLTRLGGGALVMMGVATATIRRS encoded by the coding sequence ATGGAACTTCACGTTTGGCTCGCGTTCGCATCGGCCTCAATCGCTCTTCTTCTGATACCGGGACCGACCGTACTCCTGATTTTAAGCTACGCCATCAGCCAAGGCCGCCGGGTCGCTCTGGCGACAGTGGCGGGGGTTGCGCTAGGCGATCTTGTTGCCATGTCCACATCCTTGGCCGGTCTCGGAGCATTGGTTTTGGCCTCCTCCAAGCTGTTCATTCTCTTGAAATGGGTCGGGGCGATCTATCTCGTTTATCTTGGGATCAAGTTGTTCCGGAGTGCGTCGGGTGCGTCCTTGGGTACACTGGACGATGCGCCCGTGACCTCCCCTCGAAAAGTCTTCGTGCATTCTGCGGCAGTAACGGCGCTTAATCCCAAATCCATTGTTTTCTTCATCGCCTTCGTGCCGCAGTTCATCAACCCGAACGCAGCCTTGGCACCGCAGTTCGGACTGCTGATTGCTACCTTCGTTAGCCTCGCGGCGATAAATGCGCTCGCCTATGCCTTGCTCGCCGACAAGCTGCGCCAGAAAATCACTCGTCCGTCCGTCCTGCCATTTCTGACGAGGCTGGGGGGAGGTGCACTTGTGATGATGGGTGTTGCAACCGCTACGATCCGCCGTTCTTGA
- a CDS encoding DUF4169 family protein — protein MTQITNLNRFRKQKSREEARRQADANSAKFGRSKAQKATENADRDRAAKHLDGTKRED, from the coding sequence ATGACCCAGATCACCAACCTCAACCGCTTCCGCAAACAAAAATCCCGCGAGGAGGCGCGCCGACAAGCCGACGCCAATTCGGCGAAATTCGGGCGGAGCAAAGCCCAGAAAGCCACCGAAAACGCCGACCGTGATCGCGCGGCAAAACACCTCGACGGAACCAAGCGTGAGGATTGA
- a CDS encoding ribbon-helix-helix domain-containing protein encodes MDAPSKRSLTIDGHRTSVSLEDAFWRALGRIADQRDVTRAALIAEIDHKRPPEVGLATACRLFVLAETGRSG; translated from the coding sequence ATGGATGCGCCGTCAAAGCGGTCGCTGACGATTGACGGGCATCGGACCTCGGTCAGTCTGGAGGATGCGTTCTGGCGGGCGCTTGGGCGGATCGCGGATCAGCGGGACGTCACGCGGGCCGCTCTGATCGCTGAGATTGACCATAAGCGGCCGCCGGAGGTGGGGCTTGCCACGGCATGTCGGCTCTTCGTGCTGGCGGAAACCGGGCGCAGCGGTTAA